GAGGATCAGGCAGGCTGAGGATGTGGAGAGGTCTGGAAATCAGGATGCTGTGGGGAAGCTTGCGGGGCTGGGGGTCAGGAGCAAGGAGGAAGGGTGCTGAGAAAGGGGAGACCCAGCGCCCATGTCAGGAGGGAGGGGTGGCAAGGCCAGAAGGTGGCAGCTAGGGTTCGGGCTGGCTATCCTGTGCCCTGAGCCCTGCGGCATGGCCTCACCCTGGTCTGTGCCTCCCGGGCTGTGTGGGGAGCAGGAGGGCGGAGGAGCTGTTGGGCTGGAGCCCAGCTGGGTAGCCGCCAGCAAGGGGCAGCCGTGGGTAAAGAAacaggaggagagaagaaagggccAGAGTTGGGGACAGAGTGTCAGGGCTAGAGTCGGGGGAAGCAGGAAGAGGAAGTGGGTGAGTGGAAGGTGGGAGCCCGGGGCAACAGAGGCAGAGCtgcaggagggggcaggggacaCAGTGGGGTGAGCAGGTGGCagaggtgggtggtgggaggtggACGGGCAGGCAGGGTGTCAAGACTGAGGCTCCAGTGCCTTGTGGCTCTTTGCCCCTGCTGTGCTGGGGGCTGAGGCAGGCTGGGAGGGGGCTCACCGAGCAGGGCGCAGTGCTTGACGGCCCAGCAGTAGGCATAGAAGCACTCTTCGAGCGCCCGGGGGAAGGGGGCCTCTGGGGCCAGGGAGTAGTCGATGGAGAGGATGGGGGCGCCCAGCTCCTGGGCCCAGCTCTTGAGGTAAGGCTCGTGCGACTTGGAGGTCTGGGCCACGAAGCCGCCGCCGTGGATGTGCACCACCAGGGCCCTGGAGCGGGGTGCCTGCTGGGGGCGCAGCCGCAGCTCCAGGCTCCTGGGGCCCTCGGACCTCACGAAGCTgctgagctccttgctgtcctgggggagaggaaggaaggggtggTGGGTCACGGGGCGGGGGCGGCCTGCCTGGGCCTCACTCCTCCCAGACGGAGAGGGGGCAGGTGTGAGCTGTGAGGCGGGAGGTGGGGAAGGCGCTCCCACCGTGCTCCTCAGCTCTGCGTCTGTTCTGGCAGAGCCAGGGCCCTACCTGTCCTTCCCGCAGGTCATAGGAGATGAGCCTGACGAGGACAGGCCCAGGGCCTGTGTGGGCCAGCGGGGGCGAGATGGTGACTGTGAGCTCGGGGTCCGAGGTCAGAGGCATTTCAAAGGCGACGGGTGGCAGGCTGAGCAGGCGGCTCACCCTCACGGTGGTTGAGGCCATGTTTGCTAGAGACTGGGCCGGAGGTAAGAGGAGGAACTGCTGGCAGGGGTCCCCCTCACGTCTCCCCTCCAACCTCCCCGCCCGTCTCTTCCCTCCTGTGCCCGCCCTGGGCCCCGTCACGTCCCCATCGCTGGACCCCAGGCTCACCGATAGCACCTGGATCTCGGTGATATTCCAGAAAGCTTTCCAGAAGTGCACGTCTAGGTTCTGAATGATCCGCTCAAACTCGGCCCCACGCAGCTCGGGGTCGATGGCAAAGCGGCCGCCAGTGAAGAGGGAGCTGGCGGTCACACCTGGAGGTCGGGAGGGGTGTAAGGAGCCCCTGGTGGCCTTGCTGGGGCCCTGGTGTGGGGGAGGGACAGGAAGGGTGGGGGTGGCTGTGGGCAGGGCCCTGCGGGGACTTACTGATGCCAGTCTCGTTTCGTTTGTAGTGCTCCCCGAAGGACACCAGTCCGATGGAGATGGTCTGCAGGAACGGCCGGATGGCAGGTGTGAACTGTGGGGAGAGGCCTCCAAGTCAGGGAGCAGGGGCGGGCAGGGGAGTGGGGGGCAGAGAAAAGGCGGGTAGAGGCGGTCACTCAGCAAATGTCTAGCGAGCTCAactgtgtgctaggcactgcGCTAGGCACCTCATGGAGCTGATGTTGAGAAGACAGACAGTACTCAAATGAAGACATGCCATACAATTTCAAGAAATGACCAGTGTCTGAAAGGACGGTCGGTGGAGGGACAGAATGTGGACGAAGGGTCTGACTCTGTTTATGGGTCTCCCCGAGGGACCCAAGGAGGGATCGGAATGAAGCGAGGGATGACTGTACCCCGAGGAGAATAGGACACAAGCAGAGGCCTTGAGGGGCATCCTTGCTTGGCGTGGATGGTGAGTGTGGGGGGAACAGAGAGGCCAGGAGACGGGGGTGGGCGTGGGGTGAGAGCCAAGGGGCAGCGAGGGGCTTATGTGGAGCCTGAGGACTTGGGTTTGTTCTAGACATGATGGAGCCGCAGAGGGTTGTAAGCTGGGAGAAGGATGGTGCAGGGGTCCCTGAAACTCAGCGAGGACCAAGATGAGGGGATATAGGCCGTGGGGACCAGTTAAggggcagtggggagagagaaacaggAGAGCTCAGAGATCCTGAGGCAGAGAGAGTCAAACAGGGAGACAGAGACCCAGCATCTCAGAGAGGAGCCAGGCAACTGAGAAGACAATAGAGAACCagatcagggggaaaaaatccaagCCACAGGAGGCTGGGCAAGGGGCCAGCAGGGTTCTTCTGTTCATTCAGCAAGTCCTGGCCCGGGTCCTCCGgcgtgccaggcactgggctggaGCAGAGGCTGAGCGAGACCTGGAGATCAGGGACGTCTGCCCCCAGGGGCTGACATTTTATACGGGGAGGCTGTCCTGCAATGTGGCCCAGCTGGGCCCGCAGAGAGTAACCGTCAGGCGTGGCCCTGCCCCTGGCCGGGGGCCCAGTGGGCCAGAGAGCACAGTGGTGCCTGACCTTCAGGACTGGAATGCAGCTTGGGTGTCCCCAGGCTCTTACTCCCGAGCTTTGGGGGCATGGCTGGGACCCAGGGAGAGCTGGCTGGCCCAGCTGGGCTGATCAATATTTGTGGGTTCAGTTTAGATGAGGGCAAGTTCCCAGGAACACCTGGGCTGGGCTGGTGAGGACAGGCTGCCCCTCATGGAAGCAGAGATGGGATGGAGGCCGAGACAGTTTCCACGCTCCACTACCCGGGGAATACCCAGAAAGGGTCTGAAGGGGTGCAGGCTCACATGGCTCCAGATACTCCTGCTGGGGTTCCCAGATGTGGCTGGGGACGGGTGGGCCCAGCACGGACCCTGGACGGGGACAGACTGTGCCTCAGCTCTGAGCTCGGTGCCCTACAGACTTCCTAATTCTCCAAATCCCCAGACCAGTCTTCCTGTGAGTCTGAAGGCCTCAGGGCTGCCTCCCTTCCAGCGCTGAGATGAGCTGTGTTCCTGTGATCGTGATTTTGGGGTGGGGGCACAGGATAGGAAAAGGCCTGCAGCTGGGGTTCAGAGGGCCCTGGTTCAGGGAGGAGAGGCGCCACGACCAGGTCTTCCTTGTGGTCACCAACGTGGATGTGCTTGCTGGTTCTCTCTGCAGCCTGAAAATCTGGATTCTACTGCACCTTAGGGGAGTCTATATGTCCCAGCTGATCTGGGTCCAGCTGAGCAGCTGGGGGCCCCTTTGAACCCCTGTAAAATGGGGCCGGCACCTGTCCTCCCTACCTGCCAAGCCTCTGGTGGGGATGACTAAGTGAGGCGTGCTCTTACAAACAGGCCTTGATGCTCTTACAAACCACACTGGCTACCGTCCTAGGGGCTGTCGAATGAATTCAGGGGCCAGACAGGTCACATAAGAGAGTAAATGAAGCTCCTGAGTGCAGGGTGATGGGGAGCAGTGGGGATCCTGATGTAGGAAGCTATGCCCAGTTGAAGATTCCTTCCTCCATGGTGGAGTTGGCCAAGGGACCACAAGTATGAGACCCTCGCTCTGTGCAGTATGAGCCCCGACCAGCTTCCCCTTCCTGCATCTGCTGTTTGCTCAGTCAAGCACCACACCACACCACCGTGCTTTCTCTGTAtgctactagggcttccctggtggcctagtggtaaagaatcctcctgccaatgcaggcgacacgggttcaatccctgaatctggaagatcccctggagaagggagtagcaacccactccagtattcttgcctggggaaatcctatggacagaggagcctggcaggctacagcccatgcggtcacaaaagaatcggacacgactgagtgactgagcacgcatatgTGACTGAGCCTGGTTGGGCCCACCGTGTGCCTTTGCCATGGGCCCAGGGGacaggcagggggcagggggctcaCCTGGAAACCCAGGCAGCGGCCGTAGAAGCAGCCTTTGTGCAGCGTGACGTACTCTCGTAGGAAGTCGGCAATTACCCTCTCATCACCCTCAAAGAAGAGCCTCCCGGGCTGGTTGGTGGTCAGCAGGCGCTGGGCGTAGTAAGCCAGAGCGCGGAGCTGGGTGAGGGCGGCCAGGTAGGCCTCGAGTTCGGCCAGGTTGTGGCTGGTGCGAAAGAAGATGCTGCGGCGGTTGGAGGCCACGTAGCGCGATTTGTGCAGCAGGTGTGCCAGGCAGCAGCGGGCCGTGTGCACCAGGCTGCGGTACCCATTGGCCGGCGTCTCTGTGTCCAGGTCAAAGAGGTGCGCCACGCTCAGCAGGCGGCCCAGGGCCGGCTCCAGCCCCAGGGCCTGCTCCCGAATGCCCGCAAAGACGCCCGTCAGCCGCCGGGCCGTCTCCCCGGGGCCCTGGCTGGAGAAGAAGGCCATGTTGTCCTCTGCCAGGGTCACCAGCGACTGTGTCATGGTGCGCAGGTCCATCCTCTGCAAGAGCCGTGAGGCTGCGGGCAGGTCGGGAGGCATGTTAAGGTAGGGCTGGGTCACCCCTGGCTCCACTGGGCCCCGGGGTCCCAGAGTCCAGGCtgtaccctctcctccccctgacTCACAGCAGACCATAGTCTACTCCTTCAGACGGGAGGATAGAGTCCAGGCCTCCAGTTCCTTGCTTCCTTGGGACCCATGAGTCCAGTACCCAGACCCTTTCTCCCTCCTCAGGAGCTGAGTTTGATCCCTCAGCCCCCACCTTCCCAAGACCCAGGAGTCCAGGCCCCCGCACCCTCTTCTTCAGGCTGCAGGTCCCTATTCCCTCTTCCTTGGGATGCTGACACTCCTTAGCTCCAGCATCTGTCCTACAGCCCAGGAGTCTACGTAaccctctttctcctttcttgggGCCCACGTTCAGGCATCTGTCTCCATTCTCTCTCCCGAAGCCTGGGACTCCTTCCAGGTTCTGAGCAGCCTGGCCCCCTAGTTGGTCCCCTCTCCCAAGACCAGGAGTTTCGGCCCCCATCTTACCTCCTTCTCAGGCCCCAAGTGTCACCTACAGGCCCTTGCCCTCTGCAGTATTTGGGaggcttctgccctcaatctACCAATTCCCATCCACCTGGTGGTGTCCCAGGATCCTGGTCCCAAGTCCAATTCTTTTCCTGAACCCAGGAGTTCATAATTCTAGCCTTCCCTGCAACTGAGGGGTCACTCCTGCCCCCTCCAGGTTGCTCCAGTCTGGCTGTGGAATCCCCTCCAGTCCCCTCTCTCTTCTCAACCTTGGTCCCACTCCTCCCCCAGCTGGGTCCCTGGCCTTCAGGCCTGTCCACTTAGCTTGGCTTTGCACCGGTCGGCCTTGCTGCCTGCCTGCAGTGGTATTCATCCCTGTTGTTAACCTTGAACTCACTTCGCCAAACCCAGTGCTAAGAGCTTTCTCAATTTGCTCCTTTAGGTTCTCTGACTAACCCTCTGAGGTCCAGACTGCCCGGTTCCTGTCTCAGCTGTTATTCGgagcattcccattttacaggagagGAAACACAGGCTCAGAGGTGTTAAGACAGTTGCATTGAAAAGTGGCAGAGCAGAAATCAGATCCAGATCTCTGGGTCCAGAGCTGTTACTTTTGCTGGTCTCCGTCCCAGGGCCCTGGAGACTGGGCCTCTAGCCCTGGCCCCACAAAAACTTGCCCTGGACTTGGCCTGACTCCCTACACTTCAGGGTCCCCGGTTAATCTTCCCTTCCAGACCGCTGTCCTGTCACCCAGGTCCTGGACAAACTGTTCTTGTCCCCCCTTGGTGGGGACGCTGCCCTCTGCTTCAGAGACGTTTCCCTCCTGAAGCCCACCCAgcaccttgcctgcctcccaAGTCGATGGTTCCCTGATCCTCCAGAAAAAGGTGTCTCTTTTCCCTTCCGGGCCCGGGGATTTGGCAGCGGCCATTCCTGTCTGTCAGCTGGCTGTGAACTCACCCCTCCCAGGCCTCTTCAGAGATCCCCAGGGCTGCTGACTGACTGCTGACTGTGGCTGCTGCCAGTTGCAGCCGGGGGTGACAATCCTGGGGAGGGGCCCAGCCTGCCCAGGGTGTGGTCACCGGCTCCACCTCCTACCCTGATAGGACGGTGAGAATCCAGCGCGGTAAACAGAGCCTGGGGCTCAACTCACTGCTCCCAGTCCCTGTGCCAGCCTCCTGTGCTTTGAACCCTGGAGTTTGGGTCCCCAAGGCCCTCCTCATTCAGTTCCAGGAGTCCGGACTCCTAGTGCCCTCAACAATTAGAAACGGAGGCATCCaggtctcctctcccctcctcccttagGCCCAGGAGGCTCACCCTGGTCCTGAACAAAGTGTTCCCTCCGACTCAGCCTGgctgccctcctccttccctgggggGATTCAGGGAGTGGAAAAACACCGGGGTTGATGGCAACTCCTGCCCCACCGCAGGCTGGCCATGGCACAGCTGGCCCCAGCtggtggggaagagagaggagaacCAGCCTTGCTTGTCCCTCGCAGAAGGATAAAAGCTGATCAAGGGCAGTGCCAAGCCCAGCCAGGGGCCCACGCCACAGGTCCTACTCTGTGGTGTTCCCATAGTGGGCACCCTGCAACCTGCCACTCGGCCTTCCAGGCCATCGTCCTGCGGTGACTGTCACTTGCATCTCACAGACGGAGCAATGGAAGCTCAGGGACCCTTCACCTGTTATTCCACGTGCTCCTGGCCTGGCCAGCTCACCCTCGCCCTAAGCttcccccctcctccaggaggtggTCCCTAAGGGTGCCTCCCCATCTAAGATGCACCCCCTCCCACTGCTTTCTGTCATCATATTTAAGTTCTTCTTCCTAGGATTTTCCACCTTGGCACTTTTCCATTTATCTGTttacatgttttttgtttgtctccCCCAGGGGCAGAACCAGGCTTCATGGAGCTTCGAAGCTTTTCCAAGTGGAGATGGGGTTCTTTAGGAAAAAGGAGAGACAATCCCAAGTGCTGAATTAGGTATAGGGCTTGGGAAGGGGCCTGTGCAAATGAGGGTGTTCTTTGCTTGGCTGTAGGTGAGTCCGCCTCtggccctctgcctggaatgacaTCCCCTGGGGGCATGGGGTGGCACCTAGCAGGGGCTCAGCAAAGAtttgaagaaggaaggaaagggaagagtcAGAGTGGAGGCCGGCAGGATTGGGTGGGAGTCTGGGAGAGGACCACCCCTCCCCAGGGCAAAcaaacagatggacagacagaggcCTCTGGAGACAGCTCTCAGCTTTGTGGCTGGCCTAAGCCACTGGCCAGGTTGATTTCTTCGTCTTGGAAAGTGCACTTGGCCATCCTGCCCAGGGGGCTGGAAATGATCTTTGTATGGGTCCCCATGGCAGCATTTCTTCTCGTGGTTTGCTGTGTGGTTCTCACTTGGCCTCACTGAGGTTGGGTCCTTCTCCACCTAACATGCTGTCCAGTTTACTGCTTGTGCgtttgctttctgtgtctgacaCTAGAGTAGAGTCTCCCTTTGGGCAGGGGCTTTGTTTAGTTCACTGCTGTAGCCCTAGCCCTTGCACAGAGCTAGCAGGGTACTTATTGCACGGCTGTGCTTTCCTGTTCCCTAAAACAGCTGTCATTTACTTCCTGTCTCTGGGGCAGGGCTCCTGATTGAAGATGAGGGCACAGGAGCCCTGGACAGAAGAAGCAACTTGCACACAGCAGTGAGGAAGACGCTGATCCCAGGGGCTGCTTTTCTGCCCTTTGCCCTGTTCCAGGAGGCTCCCTAGGGACTGGCGTGGGCGaagcagggagggaaggatgctGAGCTGAGGTTGCCAGAGTCATGCCAAGAATCTGATGCAGAGGGcactggggcaggggcaggcaggcCCCCAGGGCCTTGGGTGAGGACTGGGCCAGAGGGAGGGGTAAGGGTCCTGTTGCCTGGGCACTAGCCCTTTGCCCTAGAGTCACAGGACAAGTGGACCCGGCCTGGATTTTGGtccctggggactgagcaggccaGAGAAGGGCAGTGGGGAAGTAAGTAGggggaagatggaggaagggccaGGTCGGGGGCCTGGGAGGGGCAAGGCCTTCTGCAGGGGAGAGGCCTGGGGCCAAATGCAGGCCAGGGGGCCGTGATTACGGCTTGATCCTTGAGTGTGTCTGCATGGCAGAGCACAGCCTGCTCGACGACAGCTGTGTGCTGGACACTGCTCTCTTCCTGGGTTTTATGTAAGGTAACTCAGGTAAATGGTTTCAGCCTCTCCATAGCCCACGAGGCAGGGACCATCAAGACCCCTTGTGGCAGATGAGAGAACTGAGAGACAGAGGTGGCATACTGCCCAGGGCCACGGAGCCAGCAGAGACGGCGCGGCTCCTCCGCTGTGTCTCTGTATCTGCGTTGCTGCTTCTGTCATGTCTCAGCTCTGTGCTTTCTGGGCGGGCAGCTATGAGTATGTCTTCGAGGTTCACCTGGATGTACATGCATGTGCAGGTTCCTGCTGTGCTTAGCgttggtctgtgtgtgtgtgggtgagtgCATTCACTCCACATGTTTTCTCagtgtctgtgtttctgtttctcagtGTGTCTGCAGGTGTGTTTGTATGCGTGTGTCACAGCCTATCTGATAGGGACAGAATAAAGGGACAAAGTAGAACTAATGATTAAATAGTTAACTAGGGGattgtaaatagaaaaatatgagcGATCCCTATAAGTTAATTACTCAAGAAAGCAGATTTGCTTAACCATAAAACCAGGCTTGCTTAAAGgcaaaaccatgcaacagaagcatGAGACATGCCCCCAGATAGTAAAGCGACGGTGGCATGAGACTCACAGCCTGTCCAGcgagctcagtaagttaatgattcCTAGGACACGCTGTCTGCACACGTACAAAACAGTAATTAGTGGACCCAACTTGACCCgaagggacaagaaaactcccctgcccAACCTGGAGGGGAGCTGATGACAGAAGCATGACGTTGACTCAAGAATGACAAAGaagtctccccctccccactttttctTTGCTTATAAAAAGGTAGCCCAGTAAGTTCTCAGGGTGCAGCATTTCTCACCTTGTAAACCTCACAAGCATTCTATTCCAGTACATCACTTCTTATCTATTACTTTGCCTCTGGCTGAATTCTTTTCTATGCTAAGACCTAAAAGATTGTGGTACTGGAGCTCTTCAGTGTCTGAAATGACACCAGATGGTTTCATATCTGTATCGCTCAGCCCCTGAAGGCTCTGTGTCTCTGTTGTTCTTGGCCTGTGAGATTGTGCGGgcatgttgtgtgtatgtgtatggatGTGTAtcttgggggtgtgtgtgtgtatggtaccCCTCTCATCCCATTTGCTCCAGTTGGAACCCAGGGCATCATCATGGGCACCTCCCAGTCTCGTCTAACCCATCAGGAAGTCCTGTTGCCCCGGTCCTGCCTAGAAATCCCTGGAACGTGGCCTTTCTCCCACCTCCACTGCCCACTTCTCTAGATGACTATAACAACTCTTTCTGTATCTCTGCTTTTGCCCCCTCCATGCCTTTCCCACATAGGGGCCAGAaggtttttctaaaatttaaatctgGTCACACACTCCCAACCTTTGAACACCCCACTCTTGCTCTCAGAATAAAGCCCCAAATCCTGGACATGGCATCCCAAACCATGTACCACCTGGGCCCTCTGGGTGCTTAGCCCTTTCCTCGCTGAGCTCCCTCCGTGCTGTGAGCTGCCACTTTCTTGGGCCTCAGGATTCTGCCTGTGCTGTCCTTGCCACTCTCTGTGTCGCTCCTGCCCAGCAGTCCATACTTGCTCATCTTTGAGTCCAATGTCACGTGCTTGGGGAGCACCTCCCTCTTATATGTTACCTCTTCATCAGTTTGgcggatggggaaactgagataaTTGGATAATCAGATAATTATATCTGATTTGTAGGGTTATTTATTAATGTCTGTATCCCTGGCTCAGATGGTGTCTTATCCTCTGCACTGAGGCCCCAGGCCTGGCTCAAGGAAGGGTTTGTTGAATGTCTTTGCTGAACAAAAATGTGCACCTGGAACCTTTTGGGTCCAGAATCAAGGTTGAGGCACAGTTTTGAGTGTACACACTCACTGTCCTTAGGAGCCTGGGGGTGGCTCTCTCCTCGCCTTTACTGGCCAGGTGAGGAAGACCAGGTCCCTCACTCCCTCATTTGTCACCTGAAAAGTGGGGTGATCATGACATTAGTGTCATCTGTTACTGGCAAGATCCAAAGGATGAGGAGGAGTGCTCCAGCCCACCTGGATGCCCTTGGGGGTCTGATTCACTCAGTGGAGGCCAGCACCAGGGCAGGGCCTCAGGAAATGATAGGGAAATCTAGGGGCCTGGGGGAATGAGCCTTTGTGAGTAGGTGGGCCTGTGG
The nucleotide sequence above comes from Bos indicus x Bos taurus breed Angus x Brahman F1 hybrid chromosome 18, Bos_hybrid_MaternalHap_v2.0, whole genome shotgun sequence. Encoded proteins:
- the LIPE gene encoding hormone-sensitive lipase isoform X2, producing the protein MDLRTMTQSLVTLAEDNMAFFSSQGPGETARRLTGVFAGIREQALGLEPALGRLLSVAHLFDLDTETPANGYRSLVHTARCCLAHLLHKSRYVASNRRSIFFRTSHNLAELEAYLAALTQLRALAYYAQRLLTTNQPGRLFFEGDERVIADFLREYVTLHKGCFYGRCLGFQFTPAIRPFLQTISIGLVSFGEHYKRNETGISVTASSLFTGGRFAIDPELRGAEFERIIQNLDVHFWKAFWNITEIQVLSSLANMASTTVRVSRLLSLPPVAFEMPLTSDPELTVTISPPLAHTGPGPVLVRLISYDLREGQDSKELSSFVRSEGPRSLELRLRPQQAPRSRALVVHIHGGGFVAQTSKSHEPYLKSWAQELGAPILSIDYSLAPEAPFPRALEECFYAYCWAVKHCALLGSTGERICLAGDSAGGNLCFTVSLRAAAYGVRVPDGIMAAYPATMLQSTASPSRLLSLMDPLLPLSVLSKCVSAYAGAETEDHPDSDQKALGVMGLVQRDTALLLRDLRLGASSWLNSFLELGGQKSHLKSVSKTEPMRRSVSEAALTQPEGPLGTDSLKSLKLHDLGLRNSSDTTDTPELSLSAETLGPSAPSTINFLLGSEDGSEMSEAPEELNNKDRVRGVGAAFPEGFHPRRCSQGAMWMPLYSAPIVKNPFMSPLLAPDSMLQTLPPVHIVACALDPMLDDSVMFARRLRGLGQPVTLRVVEDLPHGFLSLAALCRETRQAAALCVERIRLILNLPGPPV
- the LIPE gene encoding hormone-sensitive lipase isoform X1, whose translation is MESAWETRPRVAFEAPASKRVQEGSKSQRRRRWRKARAKASRLLQRMDLRTMTQSLVTLAEDNMAFFSSQGPGETARRLTGVFAGIREQALGLEPALGRLLSVAHLFDLDTETPANGYRSLVHTARCCLAHLLHKSRYVASNRRSIFFRTSHNLAELEAYLAALTQLRALAYYAQRLLTTNQPGRLFFEGDERVIADFLREYVTLHKGCFYGRCLGFQFTPAIRPFLQTISIGLVSFGEHYKRNETGISVTASSLFTGGRFAIDPELRGAEFERIIQNLDVHFWKAFWNITEIQVLSSLANMASTTVRVSRLLSLPPVAFEMPLTSDPELTVTISPPLAHTGPGPVLVRLISYDLREGQDSKELSSFVRSEGPRSLELRLRPQQAPRSRALVVHIHGGGFVAQTSKSHEPYLKSWAQELGAPILSIDYSLAPEAPFPRALEECFYAYCWAVKHCALLGSTGERICLAGDSAGGNLCFTVSLRAAAYGVRVPDGIMAAYPATMLQSTASPSRLLSLMDPLLPLSVLSKCVSAYAGAETEDHPDSDQKALGVMGLVQRDTALLLRDLRLGASSWLNSFLELGGQKSHLKSVSKTEPMRRSVSEAALTQPEGPLGTDSLKSLKLHDLGLRNSSDTTDTPELSLSAETLGPSAPSTINFLLGSEDGSEMSEAPEELNNKDRVRGVGAAFPEGFHPRRCSQGAMWMPLYSAPIVKNPFMSPLLAPDSMLQTLPPVHIVACALDPMLDDSVMFARRLRGLGQPVTLRVVEDLPHGFLSLAALCRETRQAAALCVERIRLILNLPGPPV